A DNA window from Schistocerca americana isolate TAMUIC-IGC-003095 chromosome 4, iqSchAmer2.1, whole genome shotgun sequence contains the following coding sequences:
- the LOC124613798 gene encoding uncharacterized protein LOC124613798 has product MTLVRPRPASAIARVVRSVDAQRCEERRWGERQVGCGERARLGRLGSQLGRRPALGAPPTAAAGLRHSASFSCLPRGGVGAGAAAGAGVGGRGPHRARTATLPSAAAAADTDYGFVTRRAPPLLEEEDDEPPPAAAAAVRKSASLLSPPAWWRRHPWAR; this is encoded by the exons ATGACACTTGTAAGGCCGAGGCCTGCTTCTGCTATTGCGCGGGTGGTCAGATCGGTAGATGCGCAGAGGTGCGAGGAACGGAGGTGGGGTGAGAGGCAGGTGGGCTGTGGTGAGCGAGCACGGCTCGGCCGGCTGGGTTCGCAGCTGGGCCGGCGTCCTGCGCTGGGGGCGCCGCCGACCGCGGCCGCCGGGCTGCGCCACTCGGCGTCCTTCTCGTGTCTGCCGAGGGGCGGCGTCGGCGCCGGCGCGGCCGCGGGGGCGGGCGTGGGAGGCCGCGGGCCGCACCGCGCGCGCACCGCCACGCTGCCgtcggccgccgccgccgcagacACGGACTACGGCTTCGTGACGCGCCGGGCGCCGCCGCTGCTCGAGGAGGAGGACGACGAGCCGcccccggccgccgccgccgcggtgCGCAAGAGCGCCAGCCTGCTGTCGCCGCCCGCCTGGTGGCGCCGCCACC CCTGGGCGCGCTGA